The Vanessa cardui chromosome 27, ilVanCard2.1, whole genome shotgun sequence region TCAAAAGTTCATCATTAAGTTCCTGATATGGATTTTTATGTGTTGGTGTATTCTcagaattaaaagtttttttaatattctttgtcAATGGAAGTTTCAGACCTAAATTGaggaaaatattcaaatatttcatctaaattaCAATTCAAGTTCGTTtacgatttaattatttcaagaaaaatattataagattaatgatcgaattcaataataaaatctaagatATGAATATCAATAATACAAACCGATTATATATTCCTACGCTGGGTACATAGAACTTTGTTGTGTTGTTCTCGTTTAATACAACAGGCTGACCTAAAAGCCATTTGGGCGTCATTATACCGGTTAAAATTAGCATGAACGCTACTAAACTTAAAAGCAACCACGCAAGACTGCGCCCGGTAATAATTACGTAGCACATCGTACAATAGCTTGTTACGGTTGTTATTTAGAAGATATTAGCACCAGTTTAAGCCAGTTATGGTAATTTTTAAGTCTATGAATACATtagtaaatactaaatatacaaattgtgGTCTTGTTGGTCATTGGTCGGTAATGTCATTGTCACACAAACAATTGTCAATGTCAAAGTGCCATTGAAAATACAGAGGATAAATCTGCAGATCCaatcgtaatatttaataaatcaacataatttatttattattgtgagaCCTACTCctaaaatatagaaaatgtaaattcaatgatatagaaatatttgttaCGTTTTCAaggtcataattatttatatttgcctATTTTCgttgaataaatatgaaatattttataaaatttcatatttttaataatgaaaaaaatggtTGGTGTTTATATCGTACCATTACTTCTTGcagtcgtaaataaataaattgtcaataatatgtataagtattagtAGAAAACCATTTAAATTGAACGcagcttaaaatatttctttgagcGTCACCTAGCGTCAATAAACAGTAATCAATATTAGGGATGTCGGAAATGCAATAAAGTATCGATATATATTGTATcgataatttttgaatatatcaatatcgatattgatatttttatttaaaaatatcgatatatcgatatatcggtgtgataggaaaaaaaaattatttggccTAATCTACTTCAATCATCTTACATTACTAGATAAATACTAATCAATAgacatcatttttaaattttttaaatcaaggacaacaataaaaaatattaattatttattaatcaaaccaATATTTATCTGATACAGACATAAGAAAAACTCTTTGATTTACATGCTCGGCTGTAAGCCGACTTCTGTTATTGGGTACTGCGAGATTTACAGCAGATGCCACTCTCTCTGAGGAAACCGAGGACGCAGGCGATATCAAATACTTTAGAGCTATGTCGGAAAGGACTGGAGTAAAATGACGACAATCAAACCAGAATTTTGTAGGATTCTCTTTTCTGGGTATTATAGGCTGATCTAGATATTGCTTTAGTTCGCTAGGCATACCATCACAGGTTGAAAGTAAACTGGAGGTTGCTGCAGCAATATCTATCATAATTTTTTCATGTCCGGACCACAACGACGGCGAAGAATTTTCTGAATTTGGAATTATGGTAGTGGTTGTGGGTCTGAGTTCAGGCGAAAGTTGTCCTCTACGTCTAtgttctaaacgtatttcttttgACAATGCGGTTATTGCAGTGGAAACAGCTAGTgctgaattaaaatgaatacgcTTAAAGCGAGGGTCTAAAATTGTTGCTATAGCAAGATGTAAATGTCGCTCTAGTGGTTCTAGTTTGGCAATAACTAAGTTGAGCAAACTCTTCTGAACAGCAACACCAAATTCAGTGAAAGGTTTTACTTCTTCAAGTCCTTTCTGAAGTAAGTTTGCAATGGGAATCGCCAAACTAGAAGTCACGTACTGATCGCCGCTAATTTCTTCAGTAGCTTGCTTAAATGGGGTAAGCAATATTATCAGATCTCGTATGACACTTAACTCTGAAGAAGTTATCATATCAGGTGCATTCCGCCTAGTTGCTAAAATCTTAGCCACAATAGCTGATAATGTATTGAATCTTTCCAACATATCAAGACAAGAATTCCACCTTGTGCTTACTGATTGTATAAGTGTTAATACTTCTCCCTCTTTCTTTTGTCCCTCTTGTTCTGCTCGCAAATCGTCCATTGCGTTCAcagattgtttaaaatatgtaacaatggCTTTGACACGATTGGCAATTTCAAGAACTGGTGCATTATCTCTTGTTGCGCCATCCACTATTAAATTCAGCAAATGCGCCATGCAAGGAATTCTTTTTCCATCTTCCAAAAATTTCTTCACTGCAGCAACCATGTTAGCACCACCATCAGTGGTAATTGATAAGATGCAATCCTTTTCTATTGTAAACTCGTCGGTAATATTTTCAAagcattcttttatataatcagCTGTGTGCGCCTGCAGGAAAGAAGACCAATATTAGtccactttattaaatttattataattaactatttattttattttttataatttgatgcatttattttatactttacttaCCTGATACATTCTTCGTGCTGTCAATGTCACCATCTCATGCTCAGGAGTGCAGTTATTAGCTGTGTTAAGAAAATGTGCTGTCACTACGATGAAACTTCGTGTCGAGTTAGTAAGAGTTAATATATCACTTgttaaagcaatattatttatctcacttaatttttgttttaaaatggctTTGGTAGTGGCGTATCGTTGTTCCATGAGGCCAGTTATCTGGAAtgagaaatgaataataaaataacatttaaaaataaaaaggataagataataatttaatattatagttcgCTTACAGTAGTTCGTGATGGAATTTTATAGCGTGGACAAATGACGCTCATAAATCTTTTCAATCCTGATTTTTCTACACAAGATAGAGGCATGTTGTCTTTGCAAATCATGTAGATCAAAGCTTGATTTATTTGGCTAGTTTTATGACCCCCTGctaaattgagaaaaataataaaattagaacatCCTCATAGaactaaaatgtaaacaatacagtaatctaatataaaaaaaaaataccttcataGCTTGAACTTCTTTCAAACATATCTATGAGTGTAGTCTGTTTCCACAAGTCTTTACTCTGACCATCTTTGGAGGATTCAGtctgaaaaaaattattgaatattttgtatatatttcattacactTGTCGTCATAAATAGTATTAAGGTTAAGTGAAAAcaccaaaattttaatttatcgatatcgatacttTTAGTAATTACACATCATTAGTTGACTGGTTATTGGTTATGAACAATTGATATTTAGATTCTAAAGCTACGTTTGAtctttcacaaataaaatacttacaccAGTATCATCGTAAATCGCAATTTCAGACAATTCCATGAAGTTATTTTCTATCTCAGCAGGTTTATTAGTATTGGTAATAGTTGAATTAGTAGACGAAACAGGTGAACTAGTTCTTGTTCTTGGTGTAATATTCACTTCACTTGAccttgagtttttatttttaagttgcaAAAACGCATGGTGATGCTTATTTTTAAGATGTGTAGATAAATTCGTCGTATTGCcactggttttatatattttcccaCACACATTACATGAAAcgttttgtctgtctatttttttgaaaaagttcCATACAACACTAGACATGACTGGAATGCTCGAATTATTTTGTTCACATAcgtgaattaattattgatttaattagttAGATTGTTTGAGAACTATAATCAACTCAAATGCAGGCAGAAATACGCTCGCGTTGAGGTTATAATACGGATAACAGACGGACGGATAGTTGAAGCACAGACACTGACACCGAAATGACATTGACAGACAGAGTTGCCAACTTAAAAGCCAACTTAAGTACCAAATTAAAACGCAGTAAATCAAGTCGaccaaagacaaaaaaaatgtaatttgttaaaaaatgttagtataaaaaaagtattcttttttaggattttttaattataaaaaatatcgatttttataCCTTTTCAATACTCGTAATTTTATATCGATATCTCGATACATCGAAACATTAAATATCGCTCAAAAATATCgatacattgaaaaaataatatcgatatatcgatgtatcgatattttttcGACGAGCCTAATCAATATCGTTTTCTCGCACTGTAGCATGCTCGTGCTCTTTCttatatttcttttcatttgATGTGATTTGACTGCGTGAAATAGTTTTTAGAAACAGGGCCTATATAAACTAGATTTCACAGCAATGACATGTACTAATCTACAAAAACTTGCATAAAAGTAAATGAAGTGAGTTACAACAGTTAATAATTCGTGAAGTGCTAGATTTCAAACTAAAATGTGGTCGATGACAGTGTAAAACGGGTGATCACTACGTAAGTATAATGAAACTAAATTTAGAGTTAACCTCAATTTTACATTATTGACGGCTTGAGAGACCTACTTCACTTGGTAGTATAATAAAGCTGTCAATTGACAGGTAAATTCAGGTGTACAGCTAAAGTTAAAACTTCGTCGAGTAATGAATCAgtgtaatttaacattttaatttttataaaatcgttatcttattataaagaaaagtatttaatgTGTAAACGGTGCCATGACAGTGATTTCTTGAAAGGAAAACTGCGGATTCGTCACAGATGCGTaaggaagtaaaaaaaaacacgatttAGTTTGCCCTTGTTGATTGCAAAATCTCGATTCCTTTGTCAGatgttttatacttttacttttcCCTCTTCGTAATCATCGTAGATACCATATAAAGTTTCCCGCTTATTTGctttttttcttcttaaaatGTGGGTAGAAAGTTGAGTTTTGTTGggcatttttacttttacacaaCAAATGTCGTTGTGTATATGTTAATAGGACGTAGTTTATGGTTGAGTAGGTCTTTAACTGTTGTTTGGTGAGTTTTTACTGTTTTTGTTAGAGCTTGAAATGCAGTTAGTATTAAATCTTGACATGTTCTCATTTTGAACTTGTGTAATCATAgttatgtataaaacaatagctaattttatataacgtgtttgttttttttttaaatagtgcaCAAAGGTATCACATTTTTCTGAAGTTGAAGaacaaaattattgtatatagtttatatataataactactcAAATCCTACTTTGTGttgaatttttataaacataagtttcttttttttttaaataaataccataaGCAATTGTTAAGTTTCTGttaataaacttaacaaaaatatactatttttatctatgctttcaatttataatatatattgtaacataCTGACAAGTCCAAAGCAGTATATAGACTATGCAGTCTACAAACAACTTCACAGCTTTGTAGCCTTGTAGTTGAAACTCCTTCTGCTCAAAGttggaggaggctttagcccaacaATGGCTCATTGGAAGGATGAGACTGACTctgtaaatttatacatatgtgtaaTAGTTAACAGTAGTCTTAACAGTGTTGTTATTATAAGAATGACAAAAGATTCATTGTCAGATTACCTTTGTTAGGTAACTCGAtaaatatgaatagaaaaatataaatcccatcctttttatatattttatctgtattaaaataaataatttggtaaACAATGATGTGAATCACCAAAATTGGTTCAAATTAATCACAATATTTGGTAAATCTGTGCGTGCAAACCTATTGAGTGGAAACCACTCATAGCATATTGAACaactaaacagcaatacttaatattagtGTACGTTAAGTTTTGAAGAAtggccaatgtaactacaggctttACATAATGTCTTAGTTcctaaagtttataaaatataagtaaactaAACAATGGCTGTGGGTTTGCATGCCCATTCCTATCAGATAGCTTGTTTggctgataaattaaaaaaaaagaacagaaTTTCAAATCGAGAACTAACTGTTGTATGCTATGTTGTCATGACAGCagtaataataacatatgtCTTTGTTGTAGTTCAACCCTTTAGCtgtactaatatattataatttatacaataatatttaatatgttatgttgAGATGCTCTAAGTTAAATAGATTTTACTAAAACCTTAATGggaaatttgttaatatatttccaaatttaatgattaatcaGAATGCAATATACTTACATTATAAACAGCTGACAGGCTGTGTATTCATATATCATcaatcaaaaattttttttaaattattattttgtctatATGTACTTCTaactgaaaatataaacaatatacataaaacttataccagaagATTCATTGCTTTATAAGAATTGTTCTTctataatattgttacataagTAACAACTCTTCATAAGTAATAATTtcaccatttttaaatataagatataacttaagaatattatattgttatattactaTGTTAAGTAGTTAtatggtatttatttaaaaagataaatcaCCCAAAACCTTATTAATCACTGTATATGTTGGATAGGTCATATAAAAAATCTACCAGAAAAAAAGCAAATTAGagcattattatttgtttagcaGAATTATGTAATTGACTGGATTAAAAATTCCAAACtttttatgtatacaaatgGTCACACCCCACTTTACACCCTTGAgagttgaattaaaaaagtatgtccTTCCATGGCCTCATTTAtttctatacatattatttattcatgtatcACTCAAGAAGTTAGCAAACGAACAGACAGAAGTGAAAAGTAACTTTTTTCTATACTATTTAaagataacttatatatatatattgcgggctgcacaagacTGGTTgttgtggcgatctttgggggaggcctatgtccagtagtggacgTATTAtggctgaaatgatgatgatgatgatgatatatatttattaatgttcttATAATTTGTTACTCTGTTAGTAACAGTTTCATCTAGATGAAAATTGTGATTATACTTCTAATATGCATGATATAAATACAATCAATAGACTATATCTCTGGAAAAATCTAGCTTTCTACCCACAGAGATTATGCTAACATAGAGAATGCTAAAAtgatattacataaaatgtatatagtattattaattgGCATATAaacctatatttattttattgaagtaattataatttatttcctatTAGTAAACTAAAACTACTTGCTTTCACAAACAAccatcattaatttattatagtgtatgtaataattacatatatcgcAAAGAGTTAGTATttactaaacttttttttaataaaactgtgttagaattatataaaacctctttaactGTAATTTTCactattgttttagttttattacataatctaagttttatattcttttttacgGTCCCAATGATCTATGTTCAGTGTCACTTACAATCAGAGGCCTCATTTGCCCGTctgattacaaatattattaaaaatatatattttttactaagctGCCAGCAGCTGTCTTACCTATAGCGGTATCGTACCTATTATTTAGTCCGTATAGTTTAttagtcaataataataatttgtagacTTCAGCCGGACTGATTCAAACTTCAATTGGAAACTTTGATTGATGTGTTACTTTCGCCTTAGattcgtttaatttattaagggGGTGGGGGGGTTTTACCGTAGTCCACTTTTAatccaatatttaaattgaaaattgaaaagtaTCTCTATTGTATACTGAAGAAACTTAAaggatatcaataaataaactattatgaaTGCATTAATGATAGAATTATGCCCTGTATGTAGTTACAAGATAGCTTTGATTTAAGTGTTGCCCacatagaaaaagaaaaatagcaCAAACTACAGAATTAATCAAGTTTAAGCCATTGGTCcggtttcaaaatataaaacaatgtgttgatatttgtaattgaattgCATGTTCGTATGACGATGatagttttaatcaaatttcaatttgaatAGTAAACGTTatagaagatatttttaataagataaattattcaaaatggcGTCCATTGTACACGTTTAACAAATTTGACAGATCTAGAAATGCTGACATCTCTTTCTTATGCATGGAGTTGAAAAGAATAGCAAGTATTAGTTGTTAGTCAAAAAGTAGTTCAAAGTTTGgcatataaaagttttttttgttcgggacaatataaaaaagagcTAGAGTTAGGaacagttattatatatttataaacagatatCTTGGGACTGCATGATAAACTGCAGTACATTTTATTTGCCCGTTTTAAATCTATTCTATTTACAAAGtttcacttttaaaaaaataatgacataaaaCTTTAATACATAGAAGTAGtacttacttttttctttttctgactatcaataaataacatgTTTTGGCATTACATATTCGAATCcaagtaaataacaaaacgaAATCAGAATGTGTTTTATTgaatgtctatttttttttgtttcaggaaAGAACCATTGTGCCGAAAAATAAATCCTGACGctaaaaaattatgttattgtaaataacattatcTGTGATCTCGAAGTgacatagtatttttattattttttttattgtatgaatCGTGTTCAGCTTTAGTGCAATTCATATATGACGATAAGATGAGTTCGATGAGTTCAAACAACGTAAGACCGCAGCTTCCCTTGCGACAGATTGACTTGGATcaggtaagattttttttattatttcttacatacatattattttttaaaggctGTATGGTGCAATGCCTTTGCCTTAACAAAACACTTACctggaagaaataaaaaaaaaaaatacaaatttgaaaatcgaattcgGGTGACATAAAATGAGAGCATTGCTCGCAAATGAAAGCAAATGTAGATATACATACAGATATAGATTATGAATGACGCATTGTTTCTAATATTAGAAATGGTAAAGCTATTAGCTAAAACAATACTATAGATGTAAGATACGTTTTAACACGTGTCTCGTGTGTACGTCTGTACGtgttaatattaaacttatagTATCATGtagatattattgttaattatcatatttttaacgtttataaaaaaaatacacgtttTGGGTTGTGACTGAACTTCGAATCTCGTTAATTAATGAAAACCGATTTAAGGTGTCGTGTTGgcacatgagtcgagatggcccagtggttagaacgcgtgcatcttaaccgatgatcgcgggttcaaacccagacaagcaccgctgactcatgtgcttaatttgtctttataattcatctcgtgctcagcggtgaaggaaaacatcgtgaggaaacctgcatgtgacagtgccacatgtgtattccaccaacccgcattggaatagcgtggtggaatatgttccagaccttctcctcaaagggagaggaggcctttagcccagcagtgggaatttacaggctgctgttgttgttgttgttgttgatttaagGTGATATGTGTATGCTTTAAGTGTGTCAGTGTTCGGCTATTGAAACTTCGagaaaaactattttcatatttcgaacTCTTTTGTTAttgtactgtttttttttataatactaaatactTGGCTGGTTAAACCCTACCTAAAAAAGGAATATCAGTTTACAAatatagaagaaaataattagattttGCCGCGTTTACGGGTGGTAGTAGGTTTTGGTATCATAAAAGATAGCCTGTATTCCATGTGTTTAAGCttgcataccaaattttatcgaattcggttcagtttAGCCGTGGAaacgtaacagacagacagacagagctattTTCGCATTAATATTGGTATAAATTATGTAGCATATTCCAACCACaggttatataaacaaataataaacaactttgaccttgaatggACGCGATGTGATTGGTCGataaataatctatgatattcactatggattagCGAAAAATAAGCGTTTTTTATGTAGGTTGGTGGACAAGCAAATTGGTCAATCGTTGGCAAGTgatcactatcacccatagacacaCACATATAGGtcctataagaaataataacactTCCTTACGTCCCCAATGCGCCACCATccttaagaactaagatgttatgtctcttgactgtagttatactgactcactcTTCACACCGTCGCTTCCAACACATCAATATTGAGTACTACTGTCTtatggtagaatatttgatgagtgagtggtacccacccagataTGCTTGCACATAgtccaccaagtaaagtaaaatgaaaatgtatataagtGTTATTGATCAAGAACTATTTGTATTGCATAATAAACCATAGAGTATATATTCGAAGGTTTGTTTTTCTATATTTCATGAATGTCGCATATTACCTTTTGACATTCACGATCGTTATCCGCGTTTGTTCTTCAATAATAGCAATGCAGGAATCGTTTTAAGTGAGATTGCGCTCGAGGTCTTTTCCGATAAAGAGTTTTTGGtttataatattacgttttaaattaaatttatttaaatcctaTTGGCTGATATTCGATTTagtttgaatacaattatatcaatttaacgCAAGAGGTtccgttttttatttaattaagtactagcgacccgccacggcttcgcacgggtataaCACTGatactacataaataaataaataaatatgagacaacatcacatacattactctgatcccaatgtaagtacctagctaacgcacttgtgttatggaaaatcagaagtaacgacggtaccacgaaaacccagacccaagacaacatagaaaactaataataatctacattgaatcggccgggatcgaacccgggacctcggagtggcgtacccatgaaaaccggtgtacacaccactcgaccacggaggttgtctaCATATACaatagactttatttatttgcgacatctcattagaaacttctcaaattatcagtgtatctactatgaatatgtattatatacaaacactCTAATTCATcgcaaatcactctatctattgaaaaaaaccgcatcaaaatccgttgcgcagttttgaagatttaagcatacatagggatatagggacagagaaagtgaccttgttttatactatgtagtgattactcGATATAAAACCGggaggatatatttatttaaatgaactaaggaacatttaatttgttttcgatTTTATTCGCTTTCAAAACTTTACCAACCCAatccgattttttttatggtataggttggcggacgagcatatgggccacctgatggaaagtcaccatcacccatagacaatgaaactaagaaatattacctattccttacatcgtcaatgcgccactaaactcgggaattaagatattatgtcccttgtgcctgtagttactggctcactaacccttcaaaccggaacacatcaatactgagtactgttatttggcagtaggataactgat contains the following coding sequences:
- the LOC124541259 gene encoding E3 SUMO-protein ligase ZBED1-like, producing MSSVVWNFFKKIDRQNVSCNVCGKIYKTSGNTTNLSTHLKNKHHHAFLQLKNKNSRSSEVNITPRTRTSSPVSSTNSTITNTNKPAEIENNFMELSEIAIYDDTGTESSKDGQSKDLWKQTTLIDMFERSSSYEAGGHKTSQINQALIYMICKDNMPLSCVEKSGLKRFMSVICPRYKIPSRTTITGLMEQRYATTKAILKQKLSEINNIALTSDILTLTNSTRSFIVVTAHFLNTANNCTPEHEMVTLTARRMYQAHTADYIKECFENITDEFTIEKDCILSITTDGGANMVAAVKKFLEDGKRIPCMAHLLNLIVDGATRDNAPVLEIANRVKAIVTYFKQSVNAMDDLRAEQEGQKKEGEVLTLIQSVSTRWNSCLDMLERFNTLSAIVAKILATRRNAPDMITSSELSVIRDLIILLTPFKQATEEISGDQYVTSSLAIPIANLLQKGLEEVKPFTEFGVAVQKSLLNLVIAKLEPLERHLHLAIATILDPRFKRIHFNSALAVSTAITALSKEIRLEHRRRGQLSPELRPTTTTIIPNSENSSPSLWSGHEKIMIDIAAATSSLLSTCDGMPSELKQYLDQPIIPRKENPTKFWFDCRHFTPVLSDIALKYLISPASSVSSERVASAVNLAVPNNRSRLTAEHVNQRVFLMSVSDKYWFD